A genomic window from Montipora capricornis isolate CH-2021 chromosome 8, ASM3666992v2, whole genome shotgun sequence includes:
- the LOC138059513 gene encoding cochlin-like isoform X1: MFHRANRRREFFHIKSAMANLSYLEKILALTILLLPLVSLKEAQFKCHKSMDMVILLDSSGSITRKQFILEKKFASDLIKHFEISKEKTNVALAAFSQYTRTTRTFQNDVSEELVSKAIGELRYEGAASRLDLGFDVVKFSLFNTENGARVTNKGVKRVAVFLTDGYSTRGVEFTRDNAAALHDKLGVQLFSVGISGRVNKAELDELASKPRKTHQLFMHFPTKPFSKEQVEHFAKQICKA, encoded by the exons ATGTTTCACCGGGCCAATCGAAGGC gtGAATTTTTTCATATCAAATCAGCCATGGCTAATTTGTCATACCTGGAGAAGATCTTGGCTTTAACCATTCTCCTTTTACCTTTAG TTTCCTTGAAGGAAGCACAATTCAAGTGTCACAAGAGCATGGACATGGTTATCCTTTTGGACAGTTCAGGCAGTATAACACGAAAGCAGTTTATACTGGAGAAGAAATTTGCCTCAGATCTTATTAAAcactttgaaatttcaaaagagAAGACAAACGTGGCCCTTGCAGCATTCAGCCAGTACACTCGTACCACGAGAACGTTTCAAAACGATGTATCTGAGGAACTTGTAAGTAAGGCGATAGGTGAACTTCGCTATGAGGGAGCGGCAAGCAGACTCGATTTGGGATTTGATGTCGTAAAGTTCTCACTTTTCAATACCGAAAATGGAGCAAGAGTCACCAACAAGG GTGTGAAGCGAGTGGCAGTGTTTCTCACCGACGGATACAGCACTCGAGGAGTGGAGTTTACCAGGGATAATGCTGCAGCACTGCACGACAAACTAGGTGTCCAGTTATTTTCCGTTGGTATTTCTGGTCGTGTCAACAAAGCGGAACTCGACGAGTTAGCCAGTAAGCCACGCAAAACACATCAACTTTTCATGCATTTTCCAACAAAGCCATTTAGCAAAGAGCAGGTAGAACACtttgcaaaacaaatttgtaaAGCATGA
- the LOC138059513 gene encoding cochlin-like isoform X2, with translation MANLSYLEKILALTILLLPLVSLKEAQFKCHKSMDMVILLDSSGSITRKQFILEKKFASDLIKHFEISKEKTNVALAAFSQYTRTTRTFQNDVSEELVSKAIGELRYEGAASRLDLGFDVVKFSLFNTENGARVTNKGVKRVAVFLTDGYSTRGVEFTRDNAAALHDKLGVQLFSVGISGRVNKAELDELASKPRKTHQLFMHFPTKPFSKEQVEHFAKQICKA, from the exons ATGGCTAATTTGTCATACCTGGAGAAGATCTTGGCTTTAACCATTCTCCTTTTACCTTTAG TTTCCTTGAAGGAAGCACAATTCAAGTGTCACAAGAGCATGGACATGGTTATCCTTTTGGACAGTTCAGGCAGTATAACACGAAAGCAGTTTATACTGGAGAAGAAATTTGCCTCAGATCTTATTAAAcactttgaaatttcaaaagagAAGACAAACGTGGCCCTTGCAGCATTCAGCCAGTACACTCGTACCACGAGAACGTTTCAAAACGATGTATCTGAGGAACTTGTAAGTAAGGCGATAGGTGAACTTCGCTATGAGGGAGCGGCAAGCAGACTCGATTTGGGATTTGATGTCGTAAAGTTCTCACTTTTCAATACCGAAAATGGAGCAAGAGTCACCAACAAGG GTGTGAAGCGAGTGGCAGTGTTTCTCACCGACGGATACAGCACTCGAGGAGTGGAGTTTACCAGGGATAATGCTGCAGCACTGCACGACAAACTAGGTGTCCAGTTATTTTCCGTTGGTATTTCTGGTCGTGTCAACAAAGCGGAACTCGACGAGTTAGCCAGTAAGCCACGCAAAACACATCAACTTTTCATGCATTTTCCAACAAAGCCATTTAGCAAAGAGCAGGTAGAACACtttgcaaaacaaatttgtaaAGCATGA